The following are from one region of the Littorina saxatilis isolate snail1 linkage group LG2, US_GU_Lsax_2.0, whole genome shotgun sequence genome:
- the LOC138960105 gene encoding uncharacterized protein, whose translation MLCYQRLDALEEKVFSEAVRQVRQIHATHNGMTLSDDDVLDISVNYDGSWLTRGHSSHIGIGCVVDVLTGICLDAHVMCNYCHVCQTTGNKLLQEKPLEYAAWLVKHMDICDKNFAGSSGMMEVEAARVLWGRSVSRHNLRYTVMLSDGDTKTFQELSKIKPYGDQVTIEKEECINHVSKRLGTALRNLVTDCRKKGITLGGRGYGQLTLNTIRKLTIYYNRAIRGGKTVADMKRAVMASLRHGYSTDDKPQHDLCPHGAASWCFYQAALAQNKPPGPHAKLVHTPLNFKKLNPPLKPVYQRLTEDQLLQRCVSGKTQNSNECLHSSVWVRCPKDKFACKNRVRFAVVTGAREFNFGPAAALNTAKFYGFTTGCNMKRLNKARECKRVLGSIRFKKDQLNKRRDTVRAAKLKRQEELIRLEGGAAYAAGQF comes from the exons ATGTTGTGCTATCAACGACTTGATGCACTGGAGGAGAAAGTATTCAGTGAGGCTGTCCGTCAGGTCAGACAGATACACGCAACGCACAATGGAATGACACTGTCTGATGATGATGTTCTTGACATCAGTGTAAACTACGACGGATCATGGCTGACCAGGGGGCACTCGTCTCACATTGGAATAGGGTGTGTTGTAGACGTGCTGACTGGCATTTGCTTAGACGCTCATGTTATGTGCAACTACTGCCATGTTTGCCAGACGACTGGAAACAAACTTCTCCAGGAGAAACCCCTGGAGTATGCTGCCTGGCTGGTAAAACATATGGACATCTGTGACAAGAATTTTGCAG gttcCAGTGGCATGATGGAAGTCGAGGCGGCTCGGGTTCTGTGGGGCAGGTCAGTGTCGCGGCACAATCTGCGATACACAGTTATGCTGTCAGACGGTGACACAAAAACCTTCCAGGAACTTTCCAAAATAAAGCCTTATGGAGATCAAGTGACCATCGAAAAAGAAGAGTGCATCAATCACGTTTCCAAGCGTCTTGGGACAGCGCTTCGCAACCTTGTGACAGACTGCCGCAAAAAAGGAATCACTTTGGGAGGGCGAGGGTACGGTCAGCTGACTCTGAATACAATCAGGAAGTTGACGATATATTACAATCGGGCAATTAGGGGAGGTAAGACAGTTGCAGACATGAAACGGGCAGTGATGGCATCTCTGCGTCACGGCTACTCAACAGATGACAAGCCACAGCATGACTTGTGCCCCCATGGTGCCGCGTCATGGTGCTTCTACCAGGCTGCCCTTGCGCAGAACAAGCCCCCAGGACCACACGCAAAACTCGTCCATACACCTCTTAACTTCAAGAAGCTGAATCCTCCTCTAAAACCAGTTTACCAGAGACTGACTGAAGATCAACTGCTTCAAAGATGTGTGTCAGGAAAAACCCAAAACTCTAATGAATGTCTCCACAGCAGCGTTTGGGTTCGCTGCCCCAAGGACAAATTTGCATGCAAAAATCGCGTACGGTTTGCAGTCGTCACAGGGGCTAGGGAATTCAATTTTGGACCAGCAGCTGCTCTCAACACTGCAAAGTTCTACGGCTTTACGACAGGCTGTAACATGAAAAGACTGAACAAGGCTAGGGAGTGTAAGAGGGTTCTTGGCAGCATCAGGTTCAAGAAAGATCAGCTAAACAAGAGACGCGACACTGTGCGTGCAGCTAAACTCAAAAGACAGGAGGAGCTCATCAGACTAGAAGGGGGTGCAGCATATGCTGCTGGGCAGTTTTAG